A part of Trichocoleus sp. FACHB-46 genomic DNA contains:
- a CDS encoding TldD/PmbA family protein, with product MQFTHTPLIMPTLLTDAKSLVSDLVTRYRSQVDYLAIRLEEAEGTDILLRGDKIESLSEGISIGGQVRACHKGGWGFASFNRLSGLAERIEEAIAAARLVGDEETILAPVNPIQDTCILPLTGQDPRHVSLNEKKTLCEYYAGILRSVDPQITTISVRYGDSAQRILFATSEGTLIEQSWVDMEMRFAATARNGETVQTGRETTGSRRGYEDLLGLDAQVRSAAQRAVDALALQPVKGGTYTVVIDPILSGLFVHEAFGHLSEADMAYENPDILEVMTLGRRFGSPELQIFDGAQPPGHRGSYFYDDEGTPATTTQLIQDGVLVGRLHSRETAGKLGEAPTGNARCLNYHYPPIVRMTNTWIERGKTPVADLFQGIKEGVYARNWLGGMTNGEMFTFTAGEAWMIRNGEIAEPVRDVTLSGNVFTTLADIEAIGDDFYWDESGGCGKGGQGGLPVGCGGPSLRLRNVVVGGEAVEEE from the coding sequence ATGCAGTTTACTCATACCCCGCTCATCATGCCGACTTTGCTCACAGATGCCAAAAGCTTAGTTTCTGACTTAGTTACCCGCTACCGTTCCCAGGTAGATTATCTGGCCATCCGCTTAGAAGAGGCCGAAGGCACCGACATCCTGTTACGGGGAGACAAGATCGAAAGCTTGAGTGAAGGCATTTCGATTGGTGGGCAAGTTCGCGCCTGTCACAAAGGCGGCTGGGGCTTTGCCAGTTTCAATCGGCTTTCAGGGCTGGCAGAGCGAATTGAAGAAGCGATCGCTGCCGCTCGTTTAGTGGGAGATGAAGAAACCATCTTGGCTCCTGTCAACCCAATTCAAGACACTTGCATCCTGCCGCTCACAGGCCAAGATCCTCGCCACGTTTCACTGAATGAGAAGAAAACGCTGTGCGAGTACTATGCAGGCATTTTGCGCTCAGTCGATCCTCAAATTACTACGATTTCTGTGCGCTATGGCGACAGCGCTCAACGCATCCTCTTCGCCACCTCTGAAGGCACCTTGATCGAACAATCTTGGGTGGATATGGAGATGCGCTTTGCCGCTACTGCCCGCAACGGGGAAACGGTGCAAACAGGCCGCGAGACGACTGGCTCTCGCCGGGGTTATGAAGACTTGTTAGGGCTAGATGCTCAAGTTCGTAGCGCCGCGCAACGTGCAGTAGATGCTTTAGCGTTGCAACCTGTAAAAGGCGGCACCTACACCGTTGTGATCGACCCGATTCTGTCAGGATTGTTTGTCCATGAAGCCTTTGGGCATCTTTCGGAAGCGGATATGGCCTACGAAAATCCTGACATTCTAGAAGTCATGACCCTAGGGCGACGGTTTGGGTCACCAGAGCTGCAAATTTTTGATGGAGCCCAGCCGCCAGGACATCGAGGCAGCTACTTCTACGATGACGAAGGCACCCCCGCAACCACCACGCAGTTGATTCAGGATGGTGTTTTGGTAGGACGGCTGCATTCGCGTGAGACTGCGGGCAAGCTGGGCGAAGCTCCTACCGGGAATGCTCGCTGCCTTAACTACCACTACCCCCCAATTGTCCGCATGACCAATACTTGGATTGAGCGCGGTAAAACTCCCGTTGCCGACCTCTTCCAAGGCATCAAAGAAGGTGTTTATGCCCGCAACTGGTTAGGTGGCATGACGAATGGAGAGATGTTTACGTTTACGGCAGGGGAAGCCTGGATGATTCGGAACGGCGAAATTGCCGAACCTGTCAGAGACGTTACCCTCTCTGGCAATGTGTTCACGACACTAGCAGACATTGAGGCGATCGGAGACGACTTCTATTGGGATGAATCGGGTGGCTGCGGAAAAGGAGGCCAAGGCGGTCTGCCTGTAGGCTGTGGAGGCCCTAGCTTGCGCCTACGCAACGTGGTTGTAGGTGGCGAAGCAGTCGAAGAGGAATAA
- a CDS encoding GspE/PulE family protein — protein MQTPFASLSAWHQLKNREITCEEALQLLVDAQGGVRLELLDREVSYRFLREFPDRGTLPPVIPLLLWRNCYFLGSPIALPLEEIRKLSDRTFTEIKIIPISDKSYRNWFHSQNLDNNRISSTPLVNPLTGEQDQENIGEVTELYLSKAVDQISRIRTIISGALRNRASDIHLEPTPEGLRVRYRIDGILRDITTLPLEISRRAIVALKVMADMDIAESRRPQDARMGEKYASGQDSDLGLDMRVSTLPCIGGEKAVIRLLPRQNPFSSIDELGFTDKTLAIYRNWLQQPQGMVIFTGPTGSGKTSTLYTSLQAVATEFVNVITVEDPVEYVLPRITQTQVHEPAGMTFAAGLRAILRQDPDIIMLGEIRDSETAETGIRAALTGHLVLTTLHTNDAASAIPRLKDIGPDPGLISDALLGIVAQRLVRRICPHCAEPYTPTESDLKVLGLNLEEATPELWRKGRGCSKCFNSGFLGREAIIELLDVDDTVRQIIYEGTMTQLHRHLSEINFASFRVAAIEKVTTGVTTITEVLRVLPHSALYRKTTARPQMSHMKLINATS, from the coding sequence ATGCAGACACCTTTTGCTTCCCTATCCGCTTGGCATCAGCTAAAGAACCGGGAAATTACTTGCGAAGAAGCACTACAGCTACTAGTGGATGCGCAGGGTGGCGTTAGGCTGGAATTGCTCGATCGAGAAGTGAGCTATCGCTTTTTGCGCGAGTTTCCCGATCGCGGTACTTTACCACCCGTGATTCCGCTGCTCTTGTGGCGTAACTGTTATTTCCTAGGCAGTCCGATCGCTTTGCCCTTAGAGGAAATTAGAAAGCTCAGCGATCGCACCTTCACTGAAATCAAAATTATTCCAATTTCCGATAAAAGCTATCGCAACTGGTTCCACAGCCAAAACCTAGATAACAACCGCATCAGCTCAACACCGCTGGTGAATCCCCTCACTGGGGAACAAGACCAAGAAAATATTGGGGAAGTCACCGAACTCTACCTTTCTAAAGCAGTAGACCAAATCAGTCGCATTCGGACCATCATTTCTGGAGCCTTACGCAACCGAGCCAGTGACATTCACCTAGAACCCACGCCAGAAGGGTTGAGAGTGCGTTATCGCATTGATGGCATTTTGCGCGACATTACCACGCTGCCCTTAGAAATCAGCCGTCGGGCGATCGTGGCGCTGAAAGTCATGGCAGATATGGACATTGCGGAGAGCCGCCGTCCTCAAGATGCCCGAATGGGCGAAAAATATGCCTCTGGCCAAGACTCCGACTTGGGCTTAGACATGCGAGTTAGCACGCTGCCTTGTATCGGTGGCGAAAAAGCCGTCATTCGTCTGCTGCCGCGCCAAAATCCTTTCTCTAGCATTGACGAACTGGGTTTTACTGATAAAACCTTGGCTATCTATAGGAACTGGCTCCAACAACCTCAAGGCATGGTGATTTTTACAGGTCCGACGGGATCGGGAAAGACCAGTACGCTTTACACCAGCCTGCAAGCCGTAGCTACAGAATTTGTCAATGTAATCACGGTTGAGGATCCAGTCGAGTATGTGTTGCCACGCATCACGCAAACCCAAGTGCATGAACCCGCAGGCATGACCTTCGCGGCTGGGCTACGGGCAATTCTGCGTCAAGACCCAGACATTATTATGTTGGGGGAAATCCGGGACAGTGAAACAGCGGAGACAGGAATTCGTGCCGCTCTCACCGGACACCTTGTGCTCACAACACTACACACCAATGATGCGGCTAGTGCCATCCCCCGCTTAAAGGATATTGGTCCGGACCCAGGCCTGATTAGTGACGCTTTGCTCGGCATTGTGGCTCAGCGCTTGGTACGCCGAATCTGCCCTCACTGTGCTGAACCTTATACCCCTACAGAATCAGACTTGAAAGTGCTCGGCTTAAACCTAGAAGAAGCCACCCCAGAGTTATGGCGTAAGGGCCGAGGCTGCTCAAAATGCTTTAACTCTGGTTTTCTGGGCCGAGAGGCAATTATTGAGTTGCTAGATGTGGATGATACGGTGCGGCAAATCATTTATGAAGGAACGATGACCCAACTGCACCGTCACCTCAGCGAAATCAATTTTGCTTCCTTCCGCGTTGCTGCGATCGAAAAAGTGACTACAGGAGTGACAACAATTACCGAAGTGCTGCGGGTTCTACCTCATAGTGCTTTGTACCGTAAGACTACAGCTCGACCCCAAATGAGCCATATGAAGTTGATTAATGCCACTTCCTAA
- the coaE gene encoding dephospho-CoA kinase (Dephospho-CoA kinase (CoaE) performs the final step in coenzyme A biosynthesis.), with translation MSQSLNTLREQRGSTDLKLTQLSASQTPSHDQRVIGLTGGIGMGKTTVSDYLSSAYQLPILDADLYAREAVGPDSDVFQEIVERYGVGILLANGDLDRRRLGKIIFSSSAERLWLEQRIHPYVRDRMESQMQALPAEAYPTVVLVVPLLFEARMTDLVTEVWVIQCASVQQVERLLERDAKTSPEGDRLSLEQVQARINSQMAIEKKIACAHVVLHNSSTLDDLLSQVDQAIAGTRQAPQADASPPASRQASQGKSGLLQP, from the coding sequence ATGAGTCAAAGCTTAAACACCCTTCGTGAACAGCGCGGCTCTACAGATCTAAAGCTGACCCAGCTATCTGCTTCCCAGACCCCAAGCCATGACCAACGGGTAATTGGTTTGACTGGGGGAATTGGGATGGGCAAAACGACCGTTTCTGACTATCTATCTTCTGCTTATCAGCTACCCATTTTGGATGCCGATTTGTACGCTAGAGAAGCGGTTGGTCCAGACTCAGATGTGTTTCAAGAAATTGTTGAACGTTATGGCGTTGGTATCCTATTGGCCAATGGAGACCTTGATCGTCGCCGCCTAGGTAAGATTATCTTTAGTAGCTCTGCCGAGCGATTGTGGTTGGAACAGCGCATTCATCCGTATGTGCGCGATCGCATGGAGTCGCAAATGCAAGCCCTACCCGCAGAAGCTTACCCCACAGTGGTCCTGGTAGTACCTTTGCTGTTTGAAGCCCGCATGACCGATCTGGTCACTGAGGTGTGGGTGATTCAGTGTGCGTCAGTTCAGCAAGTTGAGCGTTTACTAGAACGAGATGCCAAAACTTCCCCAGAAGGCGATCGCCTGAGCCTAGAGCAAGTGCAAGCCAGAATCAATAGCCAGATGGCGATTGAGAAAAAGATAGCTTGTGCTCATGTCGTGCTGCATAACTCCTCAACTTTGGACGATTTACTAAGTCAGGTCGATCAAGCGATCGCAGGAACCCGGCAAGCTCCTCAAGCGGATGCCTCACCACCAGCATCTAGACAAGCATCTCAAGGGAAATCCGGACTGTTGCAGCCATAA
- a CDS encoding DUF3352 domain-containing protein gives MKLRSFFSVLVASVLVLLLVGASGFYWLTARSPLALLRGGSTDGPAAAMFVPKQAPAVVSLLVNPERLEAFRQVIAAPGARRQSRAEVEQLKQSLLANTGLDYKQDVEPWLGDEITLALTSPDVDRDAQTGQQPGYLLAIATQNPERSREFLQLFWQKRVAAGTKLMFEQYKGVKLISSQPEPAVDPQKPETKRKKNKQQEPDAVLTAEPATTLATAVVGDRFVLFANQPKVLRDAINNVQAAELGLGSSPAYQQALQSFKQRQIGLVFLNLPQLAVWSGQGSAADPSTKATNLYESIAIGLGLSRKGLLAETAFLAAPGQTLPAATPALSKPTGALAYIPASSPVVAAGTDLEQFWTQVSDGISGYETLAQLINQPLNNLRNAWQLDLPQDIFSWVKGEYAVALLPRPEQQPDWVFVTERTEAATTAIANLDTLAKDKGFSVGPLTLADRPVSAWTKLGSTPLKAASKTTTEDNSALLANVIAAEVEGVHATVGNYEIFATSVAAMEQALQATKNSLVDSPGFKAAIAALPKDNDGYLYLDWANSRSILEQQLPFLRLVELASQPFWNQLRSLTVTSLGGESGVRRSEVFLNLSATDKA, from the coding sequence ATGAAGCTCCGTTCATTTTTCTCGGTTCTGGTCGCCAGTGTTCTGGTGCTGCTCTTGGTCGGTGCCAGCGGCTTTTACTGGCTCACAGCTCGCAGTCCGCTTGCCCTCTTGCGAGGCGGATCTACAGATGGTCCCGCAGCAGCCATGTTTGTACCCAAACAAGCCCCAGCCGTGGTGTCTTTGTTGGTGAATCCAGAGCGCTTGGAGGCATTTCGCCAAGTCATCGCCGCTCCGGGCGCCCGCCGTCAGTCTAGAGCTGAAGTTGAGCAACTGAAGCAAAGTTTGCTCGCGAATACGGGTCTCGATTACAAACAAGATGTAGAGCCTTGGCTGGGAGATGAAATCACTCTTGCCTTAACCTCGCCTGATGTCGATCGCGATGCTCAAACTGGGCAACAACCTGGTTACTTACTAGCGATCGCTACTCAAAATCCAGAACGTAGCCGTGAGTTCTTGCAGTTGTTTTGGCAGAAACGGGTAGCAGCTGGCACAAAGTTGATGTTTGAGCAGTACAAAGGCGTCAAGCTGATTTCCAGCCAACCCGAACCCGCAGTGGACCCACAAAAGCCAGAAACTAAGCGTAAAAAAAATAAGCAACAAGAACCTGATGCAGTGCTCACGGCTGAACCTGCAACCACTCTGGCAACAGCTGTAGTGGGCGATCGCTTTGTGTTGTTTGCCAATCAACCCAAGGTGCTGCGAGATGCAATCAACAACGTGCAAGCAGCAGAGCTAGGGTTAGGAAGTTCCCCTGCCTATCAGCAAGCGTTACAGAGCTTTAAACAGCGACAAATCGGCTTAGTGTTTCTCAATTTGCCTCAGTTGGCGGTTTGGTCCGGCCAAGGATCAGCGGCAGATCCGAGTACTAAAGCGACCAATTTGTACGAAAGTATCGCGATCGGTCTAGGGTTGAGCCGCAAAGGGCTCTTGGCTGAAACGGCTTTCTTGGCCGCACCAGGGCAAACATTACCAGCCGCTACTCCTGCGCTATCTAAACCAACTGGAGCTTTGGCGTATATTCCTGCCAGTAGTCCCGTGGTGGCAGCAGGCACAGACTTAGAACAGTTTTGGACGCAAGTTTCTGACGGGATATCGGGCTACGAGACACTGGCTCAGTTGATTAATCAGCCCCTCAACAACCTACGAAACGCTTGGCAGCTTGACCTTCCCCAAGACATTTTTAGTTGGGTAAAAGGGGAATATGCTGTGGCCTTGCTGCCACGTCCAGAACAGCAGCCCGACTGGGTTTTTGTCACTGAAAGAACCGAAGCAGCCACGACCGCGATCGCCAATCTAGATACGCTTGCCAAGGACAAAGGCTTCAGCGTCGGACCGCTAACTTTAGCCGATCGCCCTGTTTCTGCTTGGACTAAATTAGGTTCTACTCCTCTCAAAGCTGCAAGCAAAACTACTACTGAAGACAACTCCGCTCTGCTTGCCAATGTGATTGCCGCTGAAGTCGAGGGGGTTCATGCCACAGTGGGCAACTACGAAATCTTTGCTACTTCTGTAGCAGCGATGGAGCAAGCCCTACAAGCTACCAAAAATTCTTTAGTAGATAGCCCTGGCTTTAAGGCGGCGATCGCAGCTCTCCCTAAAGACAACGATGGCTACCTATATCTAGATTGGGCGAACAGCCGCTCGATTCTAGAACAACAGCTTCCGTTCTTGCGTCTCGTGGAGCTAGCGAGTCAGCCGTTCTGGAACCAGTTGCGATCGCTCACCGTTACCAGCCTGGGAGGAGAATCTGGAGTGCGACGGAGTGAAGTCTTCCTCAACTTGAGCGCAACTGACAAAGCTTAA
- a CDS encoding HAMP domain-containing histidine kinase, which produces MHQWLLPSLSEVLAKSASNEVTNGVTSARETHDETHEVSVISAETSRNHVSIARQQVRAEREWWGAIAALNVLLEVTLPELAEPVATVHSPRKQHSVRQAKQGLILAGPSCILTQPSLNARLASWVFTPKALDAFAWMPFQLPPASSSQEVSEVLETTPALPVLPGDPLAAEQFCLVLTSTFSLVMVLGEKATGAPAFSFSFDPEVVQSAWRSLRPRALLTSPHQVERLDALVAQFAPTAPHYKTVMQFSQLLLQHLPDPIDLEAEALNSSRLATHSFNSETVHLVAEPFPELAMASVATTPMPSEVHAPAEVMAEPKSNLDVELLQAIAHEVRTPLTTIRTLTRLLLKRKDLAPEVLKRLEIIDRECNEQIDRFGLIFRAVELETSAVKRPPVALASTSIDQVLQQSIPRWEKQASLRNLTLKVLLPQKMPMVVSDPTMLDQALTSLIERFTRNLPGGSHIQVQVMLAGSQLKLQLQSELQPETDPSTHTSHSARSALKSIGQLLMFQPETGSLSLSLGVTKNLFQALGGKLIVREKPQQGEVMTIFLPLEVSHS; this is translated from the coding sequence GTGCATCAGTGGTTATTGCCAAGCTTAAGTGAAGTATTAGCCAAGAGTGCCTCGAATGAGGTAACTAACGGTGTCACGTCTGCCCGTGAGACACATGATGAGACACATGAGGTTTCAGTCATATCTGCTGAAACGAGCAGAAACCATGTGTCGATCGCGCGGCAACAAGTGCGGGCCGAGCGAGAATGGTGGGGGGCGATCGCGGCCCTTAATGTTTTATTAGAAGTGACCTTGCCAGAATTGGCAGAACCTGTAGCAACAGTTCACTCCCCCCGCAAGCAGCATTCAGTTCGCCAAGCCAAGCAAGGACTGATTCTCGCAGGGCCATCCTGTATCCTGACCCAACCCAGCCTCAATGCCCGTTTAGCGTCTTGGGTGTTCACGCCTAAAGCTTTAGATGCCTTTGCTTGGATGCCATTTCAACTGCCACCCGCATCATCCAGTCAAGAGGTATCTGAAGTTCTGGAAACTACCCCTGCTCTGCCTGTGTTGCCTGGTGATCCCTTGGCGGCAGAACAATTTTGTTTGGTTTTAACCTCAACGTTTAGCTTAGTGATGGTCTTGGGAGAAAAGGCAACGGGCGCACCCGCTTTCAGTTTTTCTTTTGACCCAGAGGTGGTGCAGAGTGCTTGGCGATCGCTACGGCCCCGCGCTTTACTTACCAGTCCTCATCAAGTAGAGCGGTTGGATGCTTTGGTGGCTCAATTTGCACCTACAGCTCCGCATTACAAAACTGTGATGCAGTTTAGTCAGCTATTGCTGCAACATTTGCCGGACCCGATTGACTTAGAAGCGGAAGCATTAAATTCCTCTCGTCTAGCTACTCATAGCTTTAATTCTGAGACAGTCCATCTGGTTGCAGAGCCATTCCCTGAGTTGGCAATGGCTAGTGTGGCGACAACCCCAATGCCTTCGGAGGTTCATGCTCCGGCTGAAGTGATGGCGGAGCCGAAAAGTAACTTGGATGTGGAGTTGTTGCAGGCGATCGCTCATGAGGTAAGAACTCCGCTCACGACGATTCGCACATTGACCCGGTTATTGCTGAAACGGAAGGATTTAGCGCCTGAGGTGCTGAAGCGGTTGGAAATTATCGATCGCGAATGTAATGAACAAATCGATCGCTTTGGGCTGATTTTCCGAGCTGTGGAGTTAGAAACGTCGGCGGTGAAGCGCCCTCCAGTGGCTTTGGCTTCGACTTCTATTGATCAGGTGTTGCAGCAGAGTATTCCGCGTTGGGAGAAGCAAGCGAGTCTGCGGAATCTGACGCTGAAGGTGTTGCTGCCCCAGAAGATGCCGATGGTGGTGAGTGATCCAACCATGCTGGATCAGGCTCTGACTAGCTTAATTGAGCGATTTACTCGCAATTTGCCTGGAGGTAGCCATATTCAGGTGCAGGTGATGTTGGCGGGGAGCCAGTTGAAGCTTCAGTTGCAGTCTGAGTTGCAACCGGAGACTGACCCATCAACTCATACAAGCCATTCGGCGCGATCGGCTTTGAAGTCGATTGGGCAGTTACTCATGTTTCAGCCGGAGACGGGTAGCTTAAGTTTGAGTTTGGGTGTGACGAAGAATTTGTTTCAGGCTTTGGGTGGCAAGTTGATTGTGCGGGAGAAGCCGCAACAAGGGGAGGTGATGACAATTTTCTTGCCTTTGGAGGTAAGTCATTCGTAG
- the hrcA gene encoding heat-inducible transcriptional repressor HrcA, with the protein MPVQVNLTDRQQRVLWATVRHYIATAEPVGSKALVEEYNLSVSPATIRSAMGYLEKAGLLYQPHTSAGRIPSDSGYRIYVDQLITPSETLARQVDQLFSDRLNSDSWSFEALLRGAAQILATLSGYVTLVTMPQTNMARLRHLQIVQIEPRQVMLIVVTDAYETQSVLMELPQADSAQNQVEALADPELVERELQILSNFLNHQLRGRSLAELPSLDWSELGREFEQYADGLRASLADLMRRTQSPRTTQILVSGVSEVLRHPEFSELQQIQTIIHLLEEEQDQLWPLIFEYPDSESLGKRATVRIGAENRLEPIRTCTLISATYRRGTVPVGSVGVLGPTRMVYENAIAMVEAAADFLSETLS; encoded by the coding sequence ATGCCTGTACAAGTGAATCTCACCGATCGACAGCAACGGGTTCTTTGGGCAACCGTCCGTCACTACATTGCGACCGCAGAACCTGTGGGTTCAAAAGCTTTGGTAGAAGAATATAACCTGAGTGTCAGCCCAGCCACGATTCGCAGCGCGATGGGGTATTTAGAAAAGGCGGGGCTGCTTTATCAACCCCATACGTCAGCAGGGCGGATTCCTTCCGATTCTGGTTATCGCATTTATGTTGACCAGTTAATTACTCCTTCCGAGACTTTGGCTCGCCAAGTCGATCAACTGTTTAGCGATCGCCTGAACTCGGATAGCTGGAGTTTTGAAGCTTTGCTCCGAGGCGCGGCCCAAATTTTAGCAACCCTGAGTGGTTACGTGACTTTGGTGACGATGCCTCAGACCAATATGGCTCGACTGCGCCATTTGCAAATTGTGCAAATTGAGCCGAGGCAGGTGATGCTGATTGTGGTGACGGATGCTTATGAAACCCAATCGGTTTTGATGGAACTGCCTCAAGCTGACTCAGCCCAAAATCAAGTGGAGGCCTTGGCAGACCCGGAATTGGTTGAGCGAGAGTTGCAAATTTTATCCAATTTCTTGAATCATCAACTGCGGGGGCGATCGCTGGCGGAATTGCCTTCGCTGGACTGGAGCGAGCTGGGCCGAGAATTTGAACAATACGCAGATGGTTTGCGAGCTTCACTAGCTGATTTGATGCGGCGAACTCAATCACCGCGCACAACCCAAATTTTGGTCAGTGGCGTTTCAGAGGTGTTGCGCCATCCAGAATTTTCGGAATTGCAACAGATTCAAACTATTATTCACCTACTAGAGGAAGAACAAGACCAACTGTGGCCTTTAATTTTTGAATATCCTGATTCTGAGTCCTTGGGCAAGCGAGCGACGGTGCGGATTGGAGCGGAAAATCGGTTAGAACCAATTCGTACTTGTACGCTGATTTCTGCCACCTATCGCCGAGGCACAGTTCCCGTTGGTAGTGTGGGAGTCTTGGGCCCGACTCGCATGGTGTATGAAAATGCGATCGCGATGGTAGAAGCGGCAGCTGATTTTCTCTCTGAAACTTTAAGCTAA
- a CDS encoding DICT sensory domain-containing protein — MSSSITQDVSLYELALQSEESPAPLQVSPATLKSIVSSAIDVLIEQKLPATLWIKLPRDDVWQAEIKRYCESAQVPHTLYLFRTSKDEVLSATSAIANGQGEAYPNQDFPRSAEEAVDFSAVSHSSSALVTLQLAAESQLKREYFLFFLSPQFSGLVLAHRPRSLRPTKSETATPTNAPKGGTAEKATTEEEGLEKKQPLLACCSFNPTTLQQVFSGIKQAVTVTQTLHSESAIAASHLVGSWDQLLQQGLAQPVDSNLFSRFLTKQVQRQEEVWHRSTIYRKQAESAETLQVQNEELLNALRLKDEFLSTVGQELRTPLTNMKTALTLLNSPSLKPAQRQRYMQVLSTECDRQGSLIASLLDLVQLDREIENSTMQPVSLAEIVPGVVSTYQPLAQEKGIMLAYTVPEELPLVSCLSAWLKQIVINLLHNGIKFTPKSGQVWVRAKQQGDYVQLEFRDTGIGIPTSEIPKIFDRFYRARHVAGEDPGGAGLGLTIVQQILLRCGGSVSVKSKLSEGSTFNVLLPIYRAPIEGGKMRDEG; from the coding sequence ATGAGCTCATCTATTACTCAAGACGTTTCGCTCTACGAACTTGCCCTCCAGTCTGAAGAGTCTCCTGCCCCTTTGCAAGTGAGCCCTGCGACTCTCAAATCTATTGTGAGTTCTGCGATTGACGTTCTGATCGAGCAGAAATTGCCAGCCACCCTTTGGATCAAGCTGCCGCGCGACGACGTTTGGCAAGCCGAAATTAAGCGCTACTGCGAATCCGCCCAGGTCCCTCATACGCTGTATCTGTTTAGAACTTCTAAAGATGAAGTTCTGAGTGCGACCTCTGCGATCGCCAATGGGCAGGGAGAAGCCTATCCGAATCAAGATTTCCCCAGAAGTGCCGAAGAAGCCGTAGATTTTTCCGCTGTTTCTCACTCGTCCTCGGCTTTAGTCACCTTGCAGTTAGCCGCCGAAAGCCAACTAAAACGGGAATATTTTCTGTTCTTCCTGTCTCCTCAATTTTCTGGCTTAGTACTGGCTCATCGGCCTCGCTCCTTGCGGCCTACCAAATCAGAGACTGCTACACCAACCAATGCACCTAAAGGTGGAACTGCCGAAAAAGCCACTACAGAAGAAGAGGGTTTAGAGAAAAAACAACCCCTCCTCGCCTGCTGCTCCTTTAACCCAACCACCCTGCAACAAGTTTTTTCAGGCATTAAACAAGCCGTTACCGTCACCCAAACCCTGCATTCTGAGTCCGCGATCGCCGCCTCTCATTTAGTCGGCAGTTGGGATCAACTCTTGCAGCAAGGACTCGCTCAACCAGTAGACTCCAACTTATTCAGCCGTTTTCTCACCAAACAAGTCCAACGCCAAGAAGAAGTTTGGCATCGCTCCACCATTTATCGGAAGCAGGCCGAATCCGCCGAAACATTGCAAGTCCAAAACGAAGAATTGCTTAATGCCTTGCGGCTCAAAGACGAATTTCTCAGCACCGTCGGTCAAGAACTGCGAACCCCGCTGACCAACATGAAAACGGCCCTCACCCTGCTCAACTCCCCCAGCCTCAAACCTGCCCAGCGACAACGCTACATGCAAGTCTTGAGCACAGAATGCGATCGCCAAGGCTCCTTAATTGCCAGCCTCCTCGACCTAGTACAACTCGATCGCGAAATTGAAAACTCCACCATGCAACCCGTTTCACTCGCCGAAATTGTGCCCGGAGTCGTCAGCACCTATCAGCCCTTGGCCCAAGAAAAAGGCATTATGCTGGCCTACACCGTGCCAGAAGAACTTCCCCTCGTCTCTTGCCTCAGCGCTTGGCTCAAGCAAATTGTGATTAACCTGCTGCACAACGGCATCAAATTCACCCCCAAATCAGGCCAAGTTTGGGTTCGAGCCAAACAACAGGGCGATTACGTCCAGCTAGAATTCCGCGACACAGGCATCGGCATCCCCACCAGCGAAATCCCCAAAATTTTCGATCGCTTCTACCGCGCCCGTCACGTTGCCGGAGAAGACCCCGGTGGCGCAGGCTTGGGCCTCACCATCGTCCAACAAATCCTCCTCCGGTGCGGCGGCTCCGTCTCAGTCAAAAGCAAACTCAGCGAAGGCTCCACCTTCAATGTCCTCTTACCCATCTATAGAGCACCTATAGAAGGAGGAAAGATGAGAGATGAAGGATGA
- a CDS encoding rhodanese-like domain-containing protein → MTNQSTNPAFTQMSVEELAKRLATPEGLQLVDVREPQEVAIANISGFTNLPLSEYAAWSEQVQARFDPQAETIVLCHHGMRSAQMCQWLASQGFTNVKNVEGGIEAYAVLVDSSIPRY, encoded by the coding sequence ATGACCAACCAATCTACGAATCCAGCTTTTACTCAAATGAGCGTTGAGGAACTGGCAAAACGTTTAGCAACACCTGAGGGCTTGCAGTTGGTTGATGTACGAGAACCGCAAGAAGTTGCGATCGCCAACATCTCCGGCTTTACTAATTTGCCACTCAGTGAATATGCAGCTTGGTCAGAGCAAGTACAGGCCCGCTTCGACCCCCAGGCAGAAACGATTGTGCTTTGCCATCACGGGATGCGATCGGCACAGATGTGTCAATGGTTAGCTAGCCAAGGCTTTACCAATGTCAAGAATGTTGAGGGTGGCATCGAAGCATACGCTGTTTTAGTTGATTCATCAATTCCACGTTACTAG